The following are encoded in a window of Pseudomonas graminis genomic DNA:
- a CDS encoding lysophospholipid acyltransferase family protein, whose product MSIVQAIRIFFFYLLLGTTALLWCSLSFFIAPFLPFRLRYRFINVYWCRCALWLTRVFLNIKVNVTGQENIPETPCVIVSNHQSTWETFFLSAHFQPLSQVLKRELLYVPFFGWAMAMLRPIAIDRNNPKAALKVVAKKGDELLKDRVWVLIFPEGTRVPYGQIGKFSRSGSALAVNADLPVLPISHNAGRYWPKEGWGKKQGTIEVVIGEPMYAEGTGPRAIAALNDRVSAWNEQTQRDLGSPAMPAPAPEKTPA is encoded by the coding sequence ATGTCGATTGTGCAGGCCATCAGGATTTTCTTCTTTTACCTGCTGCTGGGCACTACCGCCCTGCTGTGGTGTTCGCTGAGTTTCTTTATTGCACCTTTCCTGCCGTTCCGTCTTCGTTATCGCTTCATCAATGTGTACTGGTGCCGCTGCGCCTTGTGGCTGACCCGCGTTTTCCTCAACATCAAAGTCAACGTCACCGGCCAGGAAAATATTCCCGAGACACCGTGCGTGATTGTCTCCAACCACCAGAGCACGTGGGAAACGTTTTTTCTCTCGGCCCACTTTCAGCCTTTGAGCCAAGTGCTTAAGCGGGAGCTGTTGTACGTGCCATTCTTTGGCTGGGCCATGGCGATGCTGCGTCCCATCGCCATCGATCGCAACAATCCCAAAGCCGCGCTTAAAGTCGTGGCAAAGAAAGGCGACGAGTTGCTAAAAGACCGGGTCTGGGTGCTGATCTTCCCTGAAGGCACACGCGTACCCTACGGCCAGATCGGAAAGTTCTCGCGCAGTGGTTCGGCACTGGCCGTAAACGCTGACTTGCCCGTTCTGCCTATTTCCCACAATGCCGGCCGCTATTGGCCGAAAGAGGGATGGGGCAAAAAGCAGGGCACTATTGAAGTTGTGATTGGCGAACCGATGTACGCAGAGGGGACTGGTCCTCGCGCAATTGCTGCGCTTAACGATCGAGTGTCAGCGTGGAACGAACAAACCCAGCGCGACTTGGGATCGCCCGCAATGCCCGCACCTGCACCCGAGAAAACACCGGCGTGA
- the gmhB gene encoding D-glycero-beta-D-manno-heptose 1,7-bisphosphate 7-phosphatase produces MPMKLLILDRDGVINQDSDAYIKSVEEWVPIPGSIEAIAQLSKAGWTVAVATNQSGIARGYYDLATLDAMHARLRELVAEEGGEVGLVVYCPHGPDASCDCRKPKPGMLKTIARHYAIDLRGVWFVGDSKGDLEAAVAVDSQPVLVMTGKGQKTRSGALPAGTLVFDDLAAVAAELIHNSAPLNG; encoded by the coding sequence ATACCAATGAAGTTGCTGATTCTCGATCGGGACGGGGTGATCAATCAGGACTCCGACGCCTACATCAAGTCGGTGGAGGAATGGGTTCCGATCCCTGGCTCAATCGAGGCAATTGCGCAACTGAGCAAAGCCGGCTGGACGGTGGCAGTGGCTACCAACCAGTCTGGCATCGCTCGCGGTTACTACGATCTCGCAACGCTCGATGCCATGCACGCACGCCTGCGTGAACTCGTGGCGGAGGAGGGTGGCGAGGTCGGACTGGTTGTTTATTGCCCCCATGGGCCGGACGCGAGTTGCGATTGCCGCAAGCCAAAACCGGGGATGCTGAAGACAATTGCCCGCCATTACGCCATCGATTTACGTGGCGTGTGGTTTGTAGGCGATAGCAAGGGTGACCTGGAGGCGGCGGTGGCCGTCGATTCACAACCTGTTCTGGTCATGACCGGCAAAGGTCAGAAGACGCGAAGCGGTGCATTACCCGCAGGCACGTTGGTTTTTGACGATCTGGCGGCGGTTGCCGCAGAACTTATTCACAACAGCGCCCCGTTGAACGGCTAA